AGTTCTTTTAACGGTAATCATCTCAGCCCAGTTCCTGCATTTTAAAAATATCGGGATGACGCGTGAAACGAAAAACGGTATCCCAAACTACTACAAATAACACCTTGGGATCGTTATCTACCATCATCAGATAATGCCCTTGGGTATAGTCAATAAATTTCAATTCCTGCAGCCGATTATTAGTTAAATATAGCTTAACCGTGCAATAGGGCTGCTTAAATTTCTCAGCATATTCAGCTTGGGCATTATCTACAAAGATATAGGTTTGCAGATTCTCCAGAACATTAAGAATTTTAATCATTGCTCTGTTTGCCGGATAAATATTAAATTCCTGATGGGCATCGTGATAGGTCCATTGGTAACCCTCTCGGGTAAGAGTATATTTATTTTTCGGATGAGTAACTTCAATTTTAAGCAGCTCATTCTCTTTATGGCTAACAATATGAGGAGAACGCCAATTAGCTAATTCCGCGTTGTAATTATTAGTAACTTTAGCTTTCAGCTGATAAATTTTGGTGGAACCGGCATAGCGAAAATAATCATAGGGATTGTTCAGATTGCTGAACAGAGTATGAATGCTTTTGTGCCCGTCACTTACAATTATATGCAATGCCTCTTCATCTTTCTGATGAAACTTTTCAATCGCTTCTTTACCTGTTCCCATTGGAGTTGTAGCATACTTAGCGGTAATCACCTCTCTGAAAAGATCGTGAATTTTTAAGCTATCCGCTTCCCAATGGACAGGGTATTCCAACCTCCAAATATTCTTTTGTTTAACCATTCTTAAAGTATCCTGCGCATCAAAAATCTCAATCCGTTTAATTGCCAAAGTATCCAAAGCAAAAACAGGAGCCAGTTTTTCTCTTGGACTGGTAGTTCTTAACAGAAAATATAATCCGATTAAGATAATTAACAACAGCAGTAAAATTAGTTTAGACCTCTTCATCTTGTAGCCCTATAGTGCGTTTACGATTTAGCGCAATTATGCCGCCAATGGCAATAAGAATTAAGGACGGTAAGATAGTTGCAGTAAGTTTTATTCCCAGTTTTATTCTTTGTTCCGTTTTTGCCGGATCACCCCAGGCAAGTTCTTTCTTATTAATATAATAAGGAATATCCAGAATACTTTCCTGCAAATGCCGAGACCTGATACTAAGCATATCATTGCGTTCCATCAGCCAGTCCACAGCATTAAGAATAAGCTGAAAGCGGTTATCATAAATAGGTTTATCGGAATCAACATAAAGTTCCCGATCTCCGAAAACAACTATCTTACCATCCTGAACGGTAGAAACGAAACCGGGATTGCGGGATTCGGGCTTATCGGTAAAATAGCTGGTAAATTTACCTTCCACAATTGCTCCAAGCGGAATAGGAGGATTTTGAAATACATCCGGATCGGGATGTAAAAACAAACGGGAATCCAATTGATAATCGGGTCCTTCCAAAAGAGCGCTTTTGGTAGAAGTAGCTAATATCGCTTGGAATTTCAAACCGGGCTTTCTGTTAAAAATGATGCCGTTACCCATATAAATTACGATGTTGGAAATATTGCGGGTAATGGGATGTTCTGAACCTCGCAGAACAGGATAAATCGGAAAAGAGATATTGGTATCCACACCCATCTGTCTGGAATCGCAAAAAATATCCATAGCTAAGTCACTGCTGAACTTGATGCCGTAGTTTTCCAGAAAATCAAACAAGTTGGACTGCAGTTCCCAAACCCGTTCACCGTCTGAAATAACTTTATCTGCTAAAACAACCAGTTTACCGCCTTTCATAATATATTGATCCAGATTGTAAAGTTGAACAGGAGATAAAGAAGCATAGCCGGAATGAAAAATCAGCACCGGTGTTTGTGCCAGTGGTTCCATTAAATTGGTAAAATGGATATTGTAATTGGCACTGAGTTCATCAGCATATTTCTGTTTAGGCATCAATAAATATAGCGAATCCGCAAAAGCAGAAATATCTGGCAATGTATAACGCGAAATTTTCTGTATTTTCAGGGTCATTGCATATTCCAGCTGGCTTTGCATTTTAGGCAACACATTCATAGATTCAAAATTGCCCTGATATTCAAAAACGAGCCCATAGACAATTTCTTTGGTAGTTGTCTTATCATTTTCAAATATGCGGAAATACATTGTTCCGATTCCAAATTGATTAGCTTTGTTTTTCAGTTCTTCCTGCGTAGGTCCGTTAATTACTTCGTAGTGGAATTTTCCTTTCCCGGCTTGTTTATATTCTTCTAAAAGGTCTTTCACATAACGGTCTAAAACCAGCATCTCAGCAGGCAGTTCCTTGCTGGTATATAATTTAACTACCATATTATCTTTCAATTTCCCTACCGCTTGCTTACTAACCGCAGAAAGGGAATATGCCTTATTCCTGGAAAAATCCCATCGGACTTTAGCATAAGAACCAATCAGCAAAATCATCAAGATTAAAGCCAGCTTAATCAGCAAGTTGGATAATATGGAACCGGTTTTTTTGGGCTGTTTCATCTTTAGCGCTCCTGCATCATATTCCTGCTTTGCAAATTAAACTGAGCCAGCAAAGCAAAAATAACTGTAACTGCAAGGAAAAAAAGAATATCCCGAGTATCTATCACTCCCTTCAGAAAACTGCTCAAGTGATAATCAAAACTTAAGTATTGCACAACCGGTAACAGAGAAAAAGGCAATATGGGTAAAATAAATTTCAATACATAAAAAACAGCCGAAATAAGCAACGCAAGCACAAAAGCAAGAATTTGATTACTGGGAAAACTGGAGGCAAAGACACCAATAGCAGTATATGCCAAACCGGCAAAAACAAGCCCGATATAGCCACAAATAATAGCTCCATAATCAATTCCTTCGCCGAAAATGACAATTATGCCGAAAAACACTAAAGAAAGGACTAAAATCGTTAATATCTGCAAAAAGACAGCCAGAATTTTTCCCCAGATAATGGAGGAAAGTTTTACCGGTAAAGTAGATAGTAATTCCAAAGTTCCGCTCTGTCTTTCTTTGGCTATGCTGCCCATAGTGATGGCAGGAATATAAAACAAAAAGACAATATGGATAATTTCAAATAAAAATCGCAATTCCGCTCTGGCTATTTTAAACACCATATTGGAAAAAATGAGACCGATAATAACTAAAAACAGGATAAAGACAATATAAGTGGAAACAGAACGCAGGGCAAGTTCATAGTCCTTTTTGGCAATTGTGAAAACTGTTCTCATTTCTGCTCCTTAATTTCTTCTGCTGCATCAGGTTCATTTAGTTCTACCGGAGATATTTCTTCCTGATTTGCATTTTCGGACAGTTCAGATTCGCTACTGTCCGCTCCTGTAAGTTCATAGAAAATAGATTCCAAACTTATATTGCCGGAGGATAATTCTAAAATCAGCCAACCCTTGTCACTAATAAAGCGTGAAAGTTCCTGCCGTAAATCTATCTCGGGTGTTTCATAAAATACAATTTTACAGCTGTTTTCATCCCGGGATAAGATTTCCAGCTCTAAAGAAGGATGCAAAGCTAAAAAAGCAGAAAAATCTATATTCTCACCTTGCACTTCCAGATTGAGTATTTTACTTCTTTTCAGGTAACCGGGCAATTTTTCAATAGCATCATCCACAATAATTTTACCTTTACTAATGATTACCACTCTATCACATAATGCCTGCACTTCCTGCATAATATGGCTGGAAAGCAACACCATTTTTTCTTTCCCCAAGTTACGGATAAGTTCACGAATTTCAATAATTTGATTGGGGTCAAGACCGGAGGTTGGTTCATCCAGAATTAAAATCCGGGGGTCGTGTAAAATTGCCTGTGCCAGACCTGTTCTTTGTCTATAGCCCTTGGAAAGAGTTCCAATTCTTTGAAATAATACTTCTTTCAGTCCACAGTTTTTTACTACGAATTTTAAGCGTTCCTGAAAATAATCCCTTTTCAACCGGCGTAAAGAGGCAAAATATGCTAACGCTTCAAACACCGTCATATCATCATAAAGAGGATTTTGTTCCGGTAAATAGCCAATTTGCCTGCTGGCTTTTAGCGGATCGGCAAAAATGCTTACTCCATCAATTTCTATGTTTCCGGAATTTGGTTGCAGGTAACCTACCATCATTCTTAAAGTGGTAGTTTTTCCAGCACCGTTAGGACCTAAAAATCCGACTATTTCCTGATCTCTGATACAGAAACTGATTTCATCCACAGCTTTAAGAGAACCGAAATTGCGGCTTAGTTTATCTATCTTGATCATTTTACATCATTAAGTTATTATTATTATTGGTAACCGGTTCATTCAGTAAAATCTGATCCCCTTCTTTTAATCCTTCCAATACTTCTACCTGCAATAAATCATTAGTACCAAGTTTAATGGGAGTAACAGTATAATTGGGAATGGGAGCAGTTTTCCCCTTGTTATTGCTATTTGTCTCTTTTGCAGGGCTTTTGGTCTCTTTAACCAGATATACAATATCCTGATTTATATCATTACTGAAAACAGCTCTAATGGGAATAACCAATACATTTTTTCGGGAATCAGCTAAAATAGTTACATTAGCTGTCATCCCGGGTTTAACGATTTTCCCGCTGGCATTAAGATTAATTTCAATGGGAAAAACCTTGGCATTGTTTTCTACAATTGCCTGAGGAGCAATTTTAACTACTTTGCCCTCATAATGTTCATAAGGAAGAGCATCCAAGCTAATTTCCGCTTTCTGATTCAGTTTAAACTTGGAAATATCCACTTCGTTGATGTTACTCTTCACAATCATTTTATTCAAATCGGCAATTTTCATTATCACAGTGCCTTCACCATAACTGGTTAAACTGGATTGAACCATTTCCCCTTCATTAATATTCCGCTCTATAACAACTCCACTGGCAGTAGCATAAACCCGGGTAACTTTTCCTGGAACATCCAGATCCCGAATCATTTCATATTGACTGCTGGCTTGAGCATATTCAATTTCTGCTTCTTTAAGGGCATCTGATGTTTTATTATATTCATCTTGGGAAATATACTGCTTTTGCAACAGGATTGTTTTATCTGCCAAATCCTTCCGGGCATTTGCCAGATTCATTTCTGCCTTTTGCAGCATCGCCTTGGTGTTAAACAAGGTATTTGCCTGATTGTAATCCGGCTCAATATCAGCAATTACTTGTCCCGAAGTAACATAATCATTTTCCCCGGCATAAAACTTAACGATTTTACCGCTTACCTTGGATTTTAACGAAACAACTATTTCCGGTTGCACTTCTCCTGTTATCACTATCCGGGAAGAAATATCTCCCCGCTTTACAGCATATATTTCCGTGTCCGTTTGCTTTGTTGATGCCGGTTGCTTTTTCTTACCGCAGGTTTTAACTGACAATAAAATGAGCAAGATCAGAACCGCAATAACTACTATAATCCACCATTTCTTACGCATAATACCTTTTTCCTGAATGTGTTATTATTTGTAAAACAAAAGTTGGCAAAGGGAATATTGTGTCAACTGAAAAAAGGGCAAGAGAGCAAGAAGTTAAGAAGTAGATAGGAAAAGAGAGCTGAGGGACAAAATAAAATTTCAAGATGAAAGCTTTGCTCCGGTCCTTATCTGGATTTATAAAATTATCTTGTGGATTGTGTTTAAATACCTGTTACAAGGTCATTTCCTTAACGACTCTTTAACGCTCCTTTAACGATACATTTACTTTGCTAAGGAGTCGTTAAAGAAGTTATCAAGAAGCATAAAAGATTTAGCTTGGCAGGGAATAATGAGCCGTGTAAATATAATTATCTGCTGTCAATGTAGTTCAGGAAAGCTGAAATAAAAAGAAAATAGAATTTTGGTTGACTTATATCCTGCTATGAAAAAAAAGGGATTTTACGAAAATTAGTGGTGAGACAATGAACAAGCTTTTTATGCCCGAACTGATTAAGATTGTAGAACAGTTCGAAAACAAAAATGCCTGCCTGCAATATATGGCTAACCTGCTTTCGGAAAGTGGTTGTTTAAGTTTTCCAGACCGTTTTCTGGCTGCAGTAAAAGGAAGAGAAGAAATAATGAGTACCGGTATCGGCAGAGGAATTGCTATCCCTCATGCCAGGGACTTAACTGTTAGTTGTTTACGCATTGCGGTTTGTTTGGTGAAACAGGATTTGGAATTTACCAGTTTAGATAATTCACCTGTCCATCTGGTATTTATGATTGCCGTTCCGCAAAGTTCTAATCAGGACTATATGAAAATATTACGTTCGCTCTCTGAATTTTTAAGGCAGGATGAAAACAGGGAAATATTATTACAAGCCAAAGACGAAAGAGATTTGTATGAAAAAGTTCAAATTCTTGAAGAAAAGTTGCTTCCTGAGCTTGGTGTTTAGCTTTCTTTTGATAATGCCATTATTGGGACAGCATCAGGATGCCGGAACTACCGGTTTTTCCACTTTGAAGATTATTTATTCTGCCAGAGCTAATGGTATGGGACAAGCGATGCTGGGAAGGGCAAAAAACTTTGACGGTATGCAGTTTAATCCTGCTTCAATCCTCAGAGTTCCCAATCAAGGTGTCTCTACTACTTTGGCAGACCATTTTGTTGGTTCCGGAGGCGGTTCTGTCAGCTATTTGGTACCCAAAAACATTTATACTTCTTACGGTTTTTTTCTTAATTACTGGAATTCGGGGTCCATTGATAGAACAGATATAGGTGCTAACGGAGAATTTATTGAGCTTAACGATACTTTTTCCGCTCAGGATATTTTAGCCGGTTTCACTTTGGCGAAATTTGTAAGCCCTGCTTTAGATGCAGGGGGAAGTTTTAAACTTGTTTTAGACCAGATAGACGGTAAATCTGCATCTGCCGCTTTATTAGATTTCGGCATTTTACATCATACTGCCAACGAACGCATAAAAGTAGGCCTGGCAGCCCGAAATTTGGGATTTCAGCTTACTCATTATACCGATAAAAATTTTTCGGAAGGTATTCCTCTTACTTATGGAGCAGGTTTAGGCATTGATGTAGGGAAAAATACTCTGCTGAATATTGATTTAACTAAGGCAAACGGAGAGAATTTTATCGGTAAATTCGGAGTGGAGCAACAAGTTCATCCTTCCCTTGTCCTTAGAGGTGGTTTTAAAACCAATGCGGGTGACTATGCTATGGGAGGAAATTTGGGTTGGAGTTCCGGAATCAGTTTAGGACTGGGTTGGGTTTGGAAAAAAATATCCTTGGATTACGCCGTTGCCTCTTACGGAGATTTGGGTTTAACGAATCAAGTAAGTATCAGATATAATATAGAATAATTACAAGTCAGGATGAATTTGGAAAGCAGCCGTTTTTTATTGGAATTGGGATGTGAAGAGCTCCCGGAAAAGCAAATAGCTATTGCCTGCAATAGCGTTAATTCATCTTTTGCCGATTTTTTGAAGGTTAATAAACTGAGCTGTAAAAACTATACTGTAAGCGGAACTCCACGCCGTATCTTTCTTGATGCTATTGCTGTGGAGGCAAGTCAAAAAGAGGAAGAAATCCTGAAAATCGGACCCGCGGTAAATATCGCTTACGATGCTGAAGGCAAATTAACCCCTGCGGGACAGGGCTTTCTAAAAAAAAATGCAGTGCAGGAAGAAGCAATATTCATTCAGGAAACGGAAAAAGGCAGGTTTCTGGCAGTAAAATATCTGAAACCGGGATTAACAACGGTAGAATTATTACAAAGCTGGATTCCGGCAATGATTTTACAAATACCTTTTGAAAAAAAAATGACCTGGAGTCAGCCGGAATTTACCTTTTCCCGTCCTTTGCGTTGGCTTTTAATTCTTTGGAATGATATACCGTTATCTTTGCCTTTTTTTAATGTCCCTTGCGGGAATATTACTTATGGCAACCGTTTTTTAGGGTTGGAAAAGAGCATCCCTATTAATAAGGCAGAAGAATATCTTCCTGCCTTGCGCGAACATAAAGTTATTGCTGATATTGAAGAACGCAGAACAGAAATAACTAACCAGCTGGCAAATATGTTTCCGGAAGGAGATTATCAGGTTATCCCCAATCGCAATTTGATTGAAACCGTAATGAATTTGGTAGAATTTCCTACTGCCGTAACGGGACAATTTGATAAAAAATATTTGTCACTGCCGGATAAAATAATAATCAGCACTATCAGTCAAGCACAAAAGTATTTTGCCGTGCAAGATAAACAGGGTAATTTAAGCAACCGGTTTGTTTTTATTGCTAACGGAAATCCGGAACACATCCAAATTATCAGGCAAGGCAATGAAAAGGTTGTAAATGCCCGCTTAGCTGATGCTTTGTGGTATTGGAATGAAGATACTAAGCACCCGCTGCAGAATTGGACCCTGCACTTGGATAATGTTATTTTCCAGGCAAAACTGGGAACGATGGCAGAAAAAACAAAGCGTATAATCCACTTGGTAACTGCCTTGGCTGAAGAACTGCAACTAACCGAAACACAAAAAGCAAAAGCTATTCGCTGTGCGGAACTCTGCAAAGCGGATTTAGTTACTAATATGCTGGGAGAAAAGGAATTTACAAAACTCCAGGGATATATCGGCAAACAATATGCTTTAGCTTCCGGAGAAGATGAAGAAGTAGCAGAAGGTATTTATGAACACTATATGCCCCGCAGTGCCAATGATAAACTACCTTCTACAATAGCGGGAACCCTTGTTGCCATTGCAGATAAAATTGATACTGTAGCTGGAATTATCGGAATCGGTATGCTGCCAACCGGTAGTGGCGATCCTTTTGCCTTAAGACGCGCTGCCAATGGAATAGTGCAAATTGTCAGTTTCCGGAAATGGGATTTAGACCTCTTTGCTTTTGCGGATAGAGCTTTGGCATTGATTAACCGACAAACGGAACTGGATATTAATGCTTACCCCAATGTGCATAACTTTTTGGAACAAAGGATTACAGGATTGCTGAAAACAAACGGTATCGCTTATGATGTAATAGATAGCGTTATGCACATTGATAAAAGCCATCTGCACGATTTGGAAAATAGAGCAGAGGCATTAAATGACCTTAAAGGAAAAGATGATTTTATTCATTTGGTAATAGGATTTAAACGGGTAGCCAATATAATTGCCGAAACGAAGGAATTTATTCCTCTGCAGAAGGATAAACTGCTTGAACCGGAAGAAATTAACCTGTATCAATCGCTCCAGGTACTTCATCAGGATATTGATTCCGCTTTACAAAAAAAGGATTATCCCCTGGCTTTGCAAAAACTGATTCAATTCGGTAAAGTGATAGATGATTTCTTCGCTGCCGTGCTGGTAAATTGTGAAGATAAAACTATAAGTGCCAATAGGCATTCCCTGCTGAGGGAAGTGAAAAAAGAATTTTTAAGGGTTGCAGACCTGTCTTTGATCGTTCTGGAAACCGGACAATAGGAATAAGTTATGTTTTTAATAGATGATTTAATGACCAGAGCTAAAGCTACCGGTGGTAGAATTGTGATGCCGGAAGCAACTGATGCTCGTATGCTTAAGGCAGTTGCCAAAATTGAAAAAGAGGGTTTGGCAAAAGTAACTCTGCTGGGAAAAAGAGAAATTATATTACAAACCGCTGAAACATTGCAGATAAAGCTTAATGAGGTTACTATCATTGATCCTGAAACCTCAGATAATATAACTGCTTTTGCTGAAGCATTTTATACAAGAAGAAAAGATAAAGGCGTTACGCTGTCCGAAGCAAGAGAAACTGTTAAAAATCCTCTCTATTTTGGCGCTTCCATGGTTAAACAGGGAATCGTAGATGGAATGGTTGCTGGAGCAGTAAATACTACAGCAGATGTTTTACGCGCAGCTTTACAGGTAATAGGTGTGATGTCTGGATTGAAAACTGTTTCCAGTGCATTTATTATGCCGGCACCCAATTTTAGAGGCGAGGGAAGAATTTTCCTGTTTGCCGATTGTGCCGTTATTCCGAATCCTACTTCAGAACAGCTTGCCGATATAGCAATTAGCACTGCTTTAACCCGTAAAGCAATAATTGGAGATGAACCCAAGGTTGCCTTGCTATCTTTTTCCACTTTAGGTAGCGCTAAACATGAAATGGTAGATAAAGTTACTGCTGCAAAAGCTATTTTGGCTGAACGCAAAGTGGATTTTGATTATGAGGGAGAATTACAGCTGGATTCGGCTATAATTCCTGAAGTGGCAAAACGAAAAGCACCTCAAAGTTCCGTAGCGGGAAATGCCAATATTCTTATTTTCCCTGATTTACAAGCAGGTAATATCGGTTATAAACTGGTGCAATATTTAGGTGATATCAAAGCCATCGGACCTATAATTCAAGGTTTGGCGGCTCCGGTTAGTGATTTATCCCGCGGTTGTTCTGCAGAGGATATTGTTAATACAGTTGCTTTCGTTTTGCTTTTGGCAGAACAACAAAAAAGATTATAAAAAAAGATATATGGGAGGTAAAGATGGCTATCAAGCTATCCAACCGCTGTCGTTTAATTAAGCCCTCGCCAACTTTAAGCTTATCTGCCAAGGCAAAGGAAATGCAAGATGCCGGAATTGATGTTATCAGTTTCAGCGTTGGAGAACCGGATTTTAATACTCCGGATTATATTAAGGCAGCCGCTCATAAAGCTATAGATGCCAATTTTACGCGTTATACCAATAATGCCGGAATTATAGAATTAAGACAGGCAATTTGTGAGAAACTGTTACGCGATAACGGATTGCAATATTCTCCCAAAGAAATTCTGGTTTCCCCGGGAGCAAAAGCATCCATTGTGAATGCGTTAACTGCTGTCTGCGATATTAAGGACCAAGTTTTAATGGCAACTCCCTATTGGGTTAGCTATCCCTATCAGGTTGCCCTGGCAAATGCAGAACCTGTTTATATTCCTACCCGCGAAGAAGATGGGTATAAAATTCTGCCTGCGGAATTAGAAAAAGCAATTACGGAAAATCCCTGTTCCAAAGTTCTAATTATCAATTCTCCCGGCAATCCTACAGGAACAGTTTATACTGAAGCAGAACTTGCCAATATAGCTGAGGTCTGCGTGAAACATAATATCCTGGTTATTTCCGATGAGATTTATGAACGCCTGGTTTATGATGAAGTGAAACATATCTCCATCGCCAGTATAAATGAAGAAATTAAACAGCGCACAATTGTAATCAACGGAGTTTCTAAAGCTTATGCAATGACGGGCTGGCGTCTTGGTTACGCTGCCGGACCCGCAGATATTATTGCAGCCGCAGGAATGGTTCAGGAACATACAACTTCCTGTGTAAATTCTATTACTCAAAGAGCTTGTGTAACTGCTTTAAGAGAAGAGGATGATTCCATAGAGCAAATGCGTCTGGAATTTGCCCGCCGCAGAGATTTCCTCTTTGCGGAATTGCAAAAACTGCCTCACATAACTTGCTTTAAACCTCAGGGCGCTTTTTATATTATGCCGGGAATAAAATGGTATCTGGATAATAATAATCTGAATATTAGAACTTCGGATGATTTCTGTGCTAAATTACTGGACGAGTATTATGTAGCTCTGGTATCAGGTAATTCTTTCGGAATGGAAGGAACCGTGCGTTTTTCTTATGCTAACAGTATAGAAAATATCAAAGAAGGAGTTCAGCGCTTTGCCTCTTTCCTGGCAGAGCTTTCCTCCGGGAGGTAAAATATGGATGATTTCAACGATAAAATGAAAGACCGCTGGCAGGATAAACGAAAGAAGGCATATAACTGGCCCAAACTGATTTTGATGGTGCTTGCTTTAATAGCCATTCTGTATCTGATGAATCATCTGGGAAATACCAAAAATGTGGTAACAAACCCGGCTGCAAGCGTTACCGATACTTTACAGGCAGATACATTACAAATGGAGAAAACACCTTGAGCTTAGTAATAGTTGGTTCTTTAGGATTAGATAATATTTCAACGCCTGCCGGCGAAGTTCAAAATGCCTTAGGCGGTTCTGCAATTTATGGAGCTTTAGCAGCTTCTTTATTTACCAATACATATATTGTAGGAGTAGTAGGTAACGATTTTCCGATTGAGGGTATGAATCTATTACAACAAAAAGGCATAAATCTGGACGGAGTTGAAATAAAAGAAGGCAAAACCTTTCGCTGGAGCGGAAAATATACTACTTGGAACAGAGTGGAAACTATATCTACGGAATTAAATGTTTTTGCCGATTTTTCTCCGCATTTGCCTGAAAGCTGTAAAAGCTGCCATAGTTTACTGCTTGCTAATATTCATCCCGCTTTGCAGTTACAGGTATTAAATCAGGTATCAGGTTATTCTCACCTTGCCTGCGATACGATGAATTTCTGGATAGAACTATGCCCCAAAGAGATAGAAAAGGTTTTAAACAGGGTAGAAATTGTTTTTATGAATGAGGACGAAATTCGGGATTATACCTCAAAACCGGATATCTATTCTGCCGCAAGAGAAGTTCTTGCCGTGGGTCCCAAGTGGGTAATCGTAAAAAGAGGTGAATACGGTTCCGTAGCTATTTCCGCGAATGATCTGTTTTTCGCACCTGCCTATCCGGTTGAAAATGTTAAAGATCCTACCGGAGCAGGAGATAGCTTTGCCGGAGCTTTTATGGGTTATTTAGCAGACCACGATTTGCTAAATCATTCTATTATCAAGGAAGCTATTCTTTATGGAACAGTTATGGCGGCTAAGAATGTCTCCAATTTCAGCATTCAGGGTTTAACGGATATAGCAAAATACGAATTAGATTCCTACAAGGAAAACTTGATTAAATGGACATCCTGAAAAATAGTATGGATTATTGTAACGCCGGAGTTAATATTGCTGCAGGTGAAGCAGCGGTTAAAGCAATTAAAAATAAAGTCCGCTCTACCTATAATACAAATGTTCTAAGTGAAATAGGTAGCTTTGGCGGATTGTATAAAATAGATAAACAAAGCTGGCAAAATCCTGTGCTCGTTTCCAGCACGGATGGCGTGGGCACAAAACTTTTAGTTGCTATAATGGCAAATGAATATCACTCTATTGGGCAAGACCTGGTAAATCACTGTGTAAATGATATCTTAGTCCAAGGGGCTAAACCCCAATTTTTTCTGGATTATATAAGCGTGGGTAAATTGGAACCGGCTATCGTGGAAATAATAATTAAGGGGATGATTGTTGCCTGCAAACAAAATTCTTGTGCTTTGATCGGAGGTGAGATGGCAGAAATGCCCGATCTCTATAAAGACAGGGAATTTGATTTGGCAGGAACGATTGTAGGAATTGTTGAACAGGAACAAATCCTTCCCCGTTCTAAAATTAAACCTGGAGACCAGCTTATCTCTTTGCCCAGCAGTGGATTGCATACAAATGGTTATTCCCTGGCTCGGAAGATTATTTTTACTCAACAAAAACTATCCTTAGAGAGCTACCTGACCGAATGTCAAGCTACAATAGGAGAACTTCTGTTAAGCATTCATCGCAGTTATTTTCCCCTGCTGGAAAGCTATCTGACCAGTCCCGATTTGAAGGGCTTAGCTCACATTACCGGAGGTGGAATTGCCGGTAATTTGAAAAGAATTCTTCCGGAAAATATCGGTGCCCGCATAACTCTTAAAAAAGAGGATATTCCCCCTTTCTTTCACTGGTTGCAACATACTGGAAAGCTTTCCGATGCCACAATGAGAGAAACATTTAATTTGGGAACCGGAATGCTCTGCGTAGTAGAGAACAGCTCTATTGACAA
The Candidatus Cloacimonas sp. genome window above contains:
- a CDS encoding PorV/PorQ family protein produces the protein MKKFKFLKKSCFLSLVFSFLLIMPLLGQHQDAGTTGFSTLKIIYSARANGMGQAMLGRAKNFDGMQFNPASILRVPNQGVSTTLADHFVGSGGGSVSYLVPKNIYTSYGFFLNYWNSGSIDRTDIGANGEFIELNDTFSAQDILAGFTLAKFVSPALDAGGSFKLVLDQIDGKSASAALLDFGILHHTANERIKVGLAARNLGFQLTHYTDKNFSEGIPLTYGAGLGIDVGKNTLLNIDLTKANGENFIGKFGVEQQVHPSLVLRGGFKTNAGDYAMGGNLGWSSGISLGLGWVWKKISLDYAVASYGDLGLTNQVSIRYNIE
- the glyS gene encoding glycine--tRNA ligase subunit beta, whose product is MNLESSRFLLELGCEELPEKQIAIACNSVNSSFADFLKVNKLSCKNYTVSGTPRRIFLDAIAVEASQKEEEILKIGPAVNIAYDAEGKLTPAGQGFLKKNAVQEEAIFIQETEKGRFLAVKYLKPGLTTVELLQSWIPAMILQIPFEKKMTWSQPEFTFSRPLRWLLILWNDIPLSLPFFNVPCGNITYGNRFLGLEKSIPINKAEEYLPALREHKVIADIEERRTEITNQLANMFPEGDYQVIPNRNLIETVMNLVEFPTAVTGQFDKKYLSLPDKIIISTISQAQKYFAVQDKQGNLSNRFVFIANGNPEHIQIIRQGNEKVVNARLADALWYWNEDTKHPLQNWTLHLDNVIFQAKLGTMAEKTKRIIHLVTALAEELQLTETQKAKAIRCAELCKADLVTNMLGEKEFTKLQGYIGKQYALASGEDEEVAEGIYEHYMPRSANDKLPSTIAGTLVAIADKIDTVAGIIGIGMLPTGSGDPFALRRAANGIVQIVSFRKWDLDLFAFADRALALINRQTELDINAYPNVHNFLEQRITGLLKTNGIAYDVIDSVMHIDKSHLHDLENRAEALNDLKGKDDFIHLVIGFKRVANIIAETKEFIPLQKDKLLEPEEINLYQSLQVLHQDIDSALQKKDYPLALQKLIQFGKVIDDFFAAVLVNCEDKTISANRHSLLREVKKEFLRVADLSLIVLETGQ
- the pta gene encoding phosphate acetyltransferase encodes the protein MFLIDDLMTRAKATGGRIVMPEATDARMLKAVAKIEKEGLAKVTLLGKREIILQTAETLQIKLNEVTIIDPETSDNITAFAEAFYTRRKDKGVTLSEARETVKNPLYFGASMVKQGIVDGMVAGAVNTTADVLRAALQVIGVMSGLKTVSSAFIMPAPNFRGEGRIFLFADCAVIPNPTSEQLADIAISTALTRKAIIGDEPKVALLSFSTLGSAKHEMVDKVTAAKAILAERKVDFDYEGELQLDSAIIPEVAKRKAPQSSVAGNANILIFPDLQAGNIGYKLVQYLGDIKAIGPIIQGLAAPVSDLSRGCSAEDIVNTVAFVLLLAEQQKRL
- a CDS encoding pyridoxal phosphate-dependent aminotransferase, with amino-acid sequence MAIKLSNRCRLIKPSPTLSLSAKAKEMQDAGIDVISFSVGEPDFNTPDYIKAAAHKAIDANFTRYTNNAGIIELRQAICEKLLRDNGLQYSPKEILVSPGAKASIVNALTAVCDIKDQVLMATPYWVSYPYQVALANAEPVYIPTREEDGYKILPAELEKAITENPCSKVLIINSPGNPTGTVYTEAELANIAEVCVKHNILVISDEIYERLVYDEVKHISIASINEEIKQRTIVINGVSKAYAMTGWRLGYAAGPADIIAAAGMVQEHTTSCVNSITQRACVTALREEDDSIEQMRLEFARRRDFLFAELQKLPHITCFKPQGAFYIMPGIKWYLDNNNLNIRTSDDFCAKLLDEYYVALVSGNSFGMEGTVRFSYANSIENIKEGVQRFASFLAELSSGR
- a CDS encoding PfkB family carbohydrate kinase, with translation MSLVIVGSLGLDNISTPAGEVQNALGGSAIYGALAASLFTNTYIVGVVGNDFPIEGMNLLQQKGINLDGVEIKEGKTFRWSGKYTTWNRVETISTELNVFADFSPHLPESCKSCHSLLLANIHPALQLQVLNQVSGYSHLACDTMNFWIELCPKEIEKVLNRVEIVFMNEDEIRDYTSKPDIYSAAREVLAVGPKWVIVKRGEYGSVAISANDLFFAPAYPVENVKDPTGAGDSFAGAFMGYLADHDLLNHSIIKEAILYGTVMAAKNVSNFSIQGLTDIAKYELDSYKENLIKWTS